A stretch of the Sinorhizobium alkalisoli genome encodes the following:
- a CDS encoding slipin family protein, translating into MPLFGSLAPLVAALFLLLIVIAYAIRILREYERGVIFTLGRFTGVKGPGLILLLPYVQQMVRVDLRTRVLDVPSQDVISHDNVSVRVSAVIYFRVIDAEKSTIQVEDFMAATSQLAQTTLRSVLGKHDLDEMLAERDRLNDDIQKILDVQTDAWGVKVATVEIKHVDINESMIRAIARQAEAERERRAKVINAEGEQQAAAKLLEAAEILAREPQAMQLRYLSTLNVIAGEKNSTVIFPFPMELASILPKARGSSE; encoded by the coding sequence ATGCCCTTATTTGGAAGTCTCGCCCCTTTGGTGGCGGCGCTGTTTCTCCTGCTGATCGTTATCGCCTATGCGATCCGGATACTCAGGGAGTATGAACGCGGCGTCATCTTCACGCTCGGCCGATTTACCGGCGTCAAGGGCCCGGGCCTCATCCTCCTCCTTCCTTATGTCCAGCAGATGGTGAGGGTCGACTTGAGAACCCGCGTTCTCGACGTCCCGAGCCAGGACGTCATTTCCCATGACAATGTTTCCGTCCGCGTCAGCGCCGTCATCTACTTTCGGGTGATTGATGCGGAGAAATCGACGATCCAGGTCGAGGATTTCATGGCGGCCACCAGCCAACTCGCCCAGACGACCTTGCGCTCTGTACTCGGCAAGCACGATCTCGACGAGATGCTTGCCGAGCGCGACCGTCTCAATGACGATATCCAGAAGATCCTCGACGTGCAGACCGATGCCTGGGGCGTCAAGGTGGCGACCGTCGAGATCAAGCATGTCGACATCAACGAATCCATGATCCGCGCGATCGCCCGCCAGGCGGAAGCCGAACGGGAGCGGCGCGCCAAGGTCATCAATGCCGAAGGCGAACAGCAGGCGGCAGCGAAACTGCTCGAAGCGGCAGAAATTCTCGCCCGGGAGCCCCAGGCGATGCAATTGCGCTATCTGAGCACGCTGAACGTCATCGCCGGCGAGAAGAATTCGACGGTGATCTTCCCCTTCCCGATGGAGCTTGCCAGCATACTCCCCAAGGCAAGGGGCTCGTCCGAATAA
- a CDS encoding universal stress protein, translating to MTYKTILSVIGVNGFEDDLQAAADICAASEAHLTALMVKLAAPPPLGDYAATMSVAWLDERERDLSDLRKGVQGAKAVLSRTGVSFEVDSIYSEFAWADNEIGDRARYADLTLIGTGLAADPELRARTVNGALFNSARPVLLVPKGRRATMAPKTVLLAWNSHIEAARAVGEALELMGAADLVHVTMVDPEDSPVKSGGEPGADIAAYLARHGVKVTVDRLPSSGHRVEDVINRHALAIGADLIVMGAYGHSRMRERIFGGVTKSMIDTAAAPVFMVH from the coding sequence ATGACGTACAAGACCATTCTCAGCGTGATCGGCGTCAACGGTTTTGAAGATGATCTGCAGGCGGCGGCTGATATCTGCGCGGCGAGCGAAGCCCATCTGACCGCGTTGATGGTCAAATTGGCCGCACCGCCCCCGCTTGGCGACTATGCCGCCACGATGTCGGTCGCGTGGCTCGATGAACGGGAACGGGATCTCTCCGATCTGCGCAAGGGTGTGCAGGGGGCCAAGGCCGTGCTGTCCAGAACGGGGGTCTCCTTTGAAGTCGACAGCATCTATTCTGAATTTGCCTGGGCCGACAACGAAATAGGCGACCGCGCCCGCTATGCCGATCTGACACTGATCGGCACCGGGCTCGCCGCCGATCCCGAATTGCGGGCTCGCACTGTCAACGGCGCCCTTTTCAACTCGGCCCGGCCCGTGCTGCTGGTGCCGAAGGGCCGACGCGCGACCATGGCCCCGAAAACGGTGCTGCTCGCCTGGAATTCCCACATCGAGGCAGCGCGCGCCGTAGGCGAGGCCTTGGAGTTGATGGGCGCCGCCGATCTCGTGCATGTAACCATGGTCGATCCGGAGGATTCGCCCGTAAAGAGCGGTGGCGAGCCGGGCGCCGACATCGCCGCCTACCTCGCCCGCCACGGCGTCAAGGTCACGGTTGACCGTCTGCCGAGCTCCGGCCATCGTGTCGAGGACGTCATCAACCGGCATGCGCTTGCGATCGGCGCCGACCTTATCGTCATGGGCGCCTATGGCCACTCGCGCATGCGCGAGCGGATTTTCGGGGGTGTCACGAAATCAATGATCGACACGGCAGCGGCGCCGGTGTTCATGGTCCATTAA
- a CDS encoding NfeD family protein — protein MSRILALVLLFLAALALPAPRVSAQERVALVLHVDGAIGPATAEYVTKGLQRARERGVALVVLQMDTPGGLDTSMREIIRAILDSSVPVASFVAPSGARAASAGTYILYASHVAAMAPGTNLGAATPIAIGGGLFGGDEGDKETPGDADEQSADKRPASAAEAKLLNDAIAYIRGLAELRGRNADWAERAVREAASLSSAAAARENVIDFVAPTMEDLLRQADGRTVRVAQTDVRLDMANLVVEDLAPDWRTRLLSVITNPNVALLLMIVGIYGLIFEFLSPGTMVPGTIGGISLLVGLYALAVLPVSYAGIGLILLGSGLLVGEAHSPSFGVLGIGGGIALVLGAAILFDTDVPGLQVSWRVLGGIAIASLAFSLIVARLAFLSHRHRVVTGSEQMIGLSGKVDSWAGAAGYVIAHGERWKAVSTEPLDPGEEIKVVGRDGLTLKVVRHAQGSWSGG, from the coding sequence ATGTCTAGAATCCTCGCCCTGGTGCTGTTGTTCCTGGCGGCGCTTGCGCTGCCGGCGCCCCGTGTGTCCGCACAGGAGCGTGTCGCGCTCGTCCTGCATGTGGACGGTGCCATCGGCCCGGCTACGGCGGAATATGTGACGAAAGGTCTTCAACGTGCCCGTGAACGGGGCGTCGCACTGGTCGTTCTGCAGATGGACACGCCGGGCGGTCTCGACACCTCCATGCGCGAGATCATTCGTGCCATCCTTGATTCCTCAGTGCCCGTGGCGAGTTTCGTCGCGCCCAGCGGGGCGAGGGCGGCAAGTGCCGGGACCTACATCCTCTATGCAAGCCATGTGGCTGCGATGGCGCCGGGGACCAATCTTGGCGCTGCCACGCCGATCGCCATCGGCGGAGGGCTGTTCGGCGGGGACGAGGGGGACAAGGAAACACCCGGTGACGCAGACGAGCAGAGTGCGGACAAGCGTCCGGCCAGTGCCGCCGAAGCGAAGCTCCTCAACGATGCGATAGCCTATATTCGCGGGCTCGCCGAACTGCGCGGCCGCAACGCTGATTGGGCGGAACGCGCCGTCCGGGAGGCGGCAAGCCTGTCTTCGGCTGCGGCGGCACGCGAGAATGTCATCGATTTTGTCGCTCCCACCATGGAGGATCTTTTAAGGCAGGCCGACGGTCGTACGGTCCGCGTCGCCCAGACGGATGTCCGGCTCGACATGGCGAACCTGGTCGTCGAGGATCTGGCGCCCGACTGGCGGACACGCTTGCTCTCCGTCATTACCAATCCGAACGTTGCTCTCCTGCTGATGATCGTCGGCATATATGGGCTGATTTTCGAGTTCCTGTCGCCCGGAACGATGGTGCCGGGCACGATCGGCGGCATCAGCCTATTGGTCGGCCTCTATGCGCTTGCCGTGCTGCCGGTGAGCTATGCCGGCATCGGGCTCATCCTGCTCGGGAGCGGGCTGCTGGTCGGCGAGGCGCATTCGCCGTCCTTCGGCGTGCTCGGAATCGGAGGCGGCATCGCCCTCGTGCTCGGCGCTGCCATCCTGTTCGATACCGACGTGCCGGGGCTGCAGGTGTCCTGGCGAGTTCTCGGCGGCATTGCGATCGCAAGCCTCGCCTTCAGTTTGATCGTCGCGCGCCTCGCCTTCCTCTCGCACCGGCATCGGGTCGTCACCGGTTCGGAACAGATGATCGGCTTATCGGGCAAGGTCGACAGCTGGGCGGGCGCCGCCGGTTACGTAATCGCACATGGCGAACGCTGGAAGGCGGTGAGCACGGAGCCGCTCGATCCGGGTGAGGAGATCAAGGTCGTCGGCCGCGACGGCCTGACGCTCAAGGTCGTGCGCCATGCGCAAGGCAGTTGGAGCGGCGGGTAA
- a CDS encoding LacI family DNA-binding transcriptional regulator: protein MTASLTDIAKRAGVSVKTVSGALHGGSARMSVETRQRVKEIAEELGYVTNLAARSMRQGWMPLIGVVADDLITSPFATEIIRGLDGAARASDMAVFAMTLSGRRDVASVLEEVRRFRPRAIAYAAMYHKTVSLPEEFADTVGVMINCREANDRVTSLVPDEVGAAQEITSYLIDAGRRNIVFINLPGLLAGELREAGFRRAMTDAGLDSTCTRVLPAVRRAVYSDRAPSLVLSHVTELMRGPNPPDAILCGNDRVAMEVYAALRRVGAQIPDDVAVASFDNQVDIASRLDPPLTTMALPHRAMGRQAADILLAGDAARGEVRKLSFQLVERASV from the coding sequence GTGACAGCCTCGCTGACCGACATAGCCAAGCGCGCGGGCGTTTCCGTCAAGACCGTCTCCGGCGCATTGCATGGCGGATCGGCGCGCATGTCCGTTGAGACGCGGCAACGCGTCAAGGAGATCGCCGAGGAACTCGGCTATGTCACCAATCTTGCCGCCCGCAGCATGCGCCAGGGCTGGATGCCGCTGATCGGCGTCGTCGCCGATGACTTGATCACCTCGCCCTTCGCCACCGAAATCATACGCGGCCTCGACGGCGCAGCGCGTGCATCCGACATGGCAGTCTTCGCAATGACCCTGAGCGGCCGGCGGGACGTAGCCTCTGTACTGGAGGAGGTACGCCGTTTCCGTCCGCGTGCGATCGCTTACGCGGCCATGTACCACAAGACCGTGTCCCTGCCGGAGGAATTTGCGGATACCGTCGGCGTGATGATCAATTGCCGCGAAGCCAATGACCGTGTCACTTCGCTGGTGCCTGACGAGGTGGGCGCCGCGCAGGAGATCACCAGCTACTTGATCGATGCCGGGCGACGCAATATCGTCTTCATCAACCTGCCTGGTCTGCTTGCCGGCGAATTGCGCGAAGCGGGCTTCCGGCGGGCAATGACCGATGCTGGCCTCGACAGCACTTGCACCCGCGTCTTGCCTGCCGTCCGTCGCGCCGTCTACAGCGACAGGGCGCCTAGTCTCGTCCTTTCCCATGTCACCGAGTTGATGCGCGGCCCCAATCCGCCCGATGCCATCCTTTGCGGCAACGACCGCGTGGCCATGGAGGTTTATGCGGCGCTGCGTCGGGTGGGCGCACAGATCCCGGACGATGTCGCCGTTGCGAGTTTCGACAACCAGGTCGACATCGCGTCGCGTCTGGATCCGCCCCTGACGACAATGGCCCTGCCACATCGCGCCATGGGGCGGCAGGCTGCCGACATCCTGCTCGCCGGCGATGCTGCGCGGGGCGAAGTGCGCAAGCTGTCGTTCCAATTGGTGGAGCGAGCATCCGTCTGA
- a CDS encoding MgtC/SapB family protein, whose translation MESLIPRFGLALAIGLLVGLERGWRERDAPEGSRTAGIRTYGISGLLGGVFGALAREQGGGFIFAAGFLGFALAFAWFKLREARHDADFSVTGVVAALCVFALGGLAVAGDFRAAAAGGAAVAAVLASREVLHKLLKRLSWIELRSALALSVMTAIGLPLMPDRAIDPWGGFNPWEIWFFTVLSAAISFLGYIAVRLFGSTRGLLVSGLAGALVSSTAVTASFGQKVRSGESAKALAGAANLAAVVSLLRTQVIIAVISPAVLPQVAPAVFAGAAVFALVGAVLMGRGLTPNGRAVSARNPFDLMPLLIFATLFALTATLGAALVVHIGHESLIAVSALSAAFDVDVAVLSALRTSSQSLPLTIIGDAVLAAIAANAAGRVFVAAVSSGTTAYWLPLAMTSALAVGVGWAVHLTIG comes from the coding sequence ATGGAATCGCTCATTCCGAGATTCGGCCTTGCTCTTGCGATCGGCCTTCTTGTCGGCCTCGAACGCGGATGGCGCGAGCGGGATGCACCGGAGGGTAGCCGCACGGCGGGCATCAGGACCTACGGGATCTCCGGCCTGCTTGGCGGCGTATTCGGCGCTCTGGCGCGAGAGCAAGGCGGCGGCTTCATTTTCGCCGCCGGGTTCTTAGGCTTCGCCCTCGCTTTTGCATGGTTCAAACTGCGTGAGGCCCGCCATGACGCCGACTTCAGCGTCACCGGCGTCGTCGCCGCGCTTTGTGTGTTTGCGCTCGGCGGATTAGCGGTTGCCGGCGACTTCCGCGCGGCGGCGGCCGGCGGGGCTGCCGTTGCCGCTGTGCTTGCTAGCCGCGAGGTCCTTCACAAGCTTCTGAAACGCCTGTCATGGATCGAGTTGCGCTCCGCACTCGCGCTTTCGGTCATGACGGCGATCGGTTTGCCTTTGATGCCCGACCGCGCCATTGATCCGTGGGGCGGCTTCAACCCCTGGGAGATATGGTTCTTTACCGTCCTCAGCGCCGCGATTTCCTTCCTGGGCTATATCGCCGTGCGTCTGTTCGGTTCGACGCGCGGGCTGCTCGTCAGCGGACTTGCCGGCGCTTTGGTCTCCTCGACCGCCGTCACCGCGAGCTTCGGGCAGAAGGTCCGGAGCGGCGAGAGCGCAAAGGCTTTGGCCGGCGCGGCGAACCTGGCTGCCGTTGTATCGCTTCTGCGGACGCAGGTGATCATCGCCGTCATTTCCCCGGCGGTCCTTCCGCAGGTCGCGCCCGCAGTCTTTGCCGGCGCCGCAGTCTTCGCGCTCGTTGGTGCCGTGTTGATGGGGCGTGGATTAACGCCGAATGGCCGGGCGGTGAGCGCACGAAATCCCTTCGACCTCATGCCGCTGCTCATTTTCGCAACGCTTTTCGCGTTGACCGCGACCCTGGGGGCGGCTCTGGTGGTGCATATCGGGCACGAGAGTCTCATTGCCGTCTCGGCGCTGTCTGCAGCCTTCGACGTGGACGTCGCCGTCCTCAGCGCATTGCGGACAAGCAGCCAATCCCTGCCGTTGACGATCATCGGCGATGCGGTGCTCGCAGCCATCGCCGCCAATGCCGCCGGCCGGGTTTTCGTCGCCGCAGTTTCGTCCGGCACCACGGCCTATTGGCTTCCGCTGGCGATGACCTCGGCATTGGCCGTCGGCGTCGGCTGGGCGGTCCATCTGACGATCGGATGA
- a CDS encoding pyridoxamine 5'-phosphate oxidase family protein, whose translation MFVREMSEHECLALVSSHRLGRLGCVKGDRPYVVPIYYAHAGQCLYSFSMPGQKIEWMRSNPHVCVQVDEFLDRHQWKSVVVHGRYQELPERGQWHQEHLHAWSALEAYPNWWEPGGLKPAPQEILATSPHLFYCLVIDEVTGRAAVVEG comes from the coding sequence ATGTTCGTCAGGGAAATGTCCGAGCACGAATGCCTCGCCCTCGTTTCGTCGCATCGCTTGGGGAGGCTGGGCTGCGTCAAGGGCGACAGGCCGTATGTCGTTCCCATCTACTATGCTCATGCCGGCCAGTGTCTCTACAGCTTTTCGATGCCTGGGCAAAAGATCGAGTGGATGCGCAGTAATCCGCATGTCTGCGTGCAGGTCGACGAATTTCTGGACCGGCACCAGTGGAAAAGCGTGGTCGTGCACGGACGATATCAGGAGCTTCCGGAGAGGGGGCAATGGCATCAGGAGCACCTGCATGCCTGGTCGGCGCTCGAGGCATATCCGAATTGGTGGGAGCCGGGAGGGCTGAAACCGGCACCACAGGAGATCCTCGCCACGTCGCCGCATCTCTTCTATTGCCTCGTCATAGATGAAGTGACCGGACGGGCTGCGGTGGTGGAAGGCTAG